A region of Corvus cornix cornix isolate S_Up_H32 chromosome 3, ASM73873v5, whole genome shotgun sequence DNA encodes the following proteins:
- the ZNF318 gene encoding zinc finger protein 318 isoform X2, translating to MADGPIFTRGLTCPRGLERYPAHEDQPSSPFVPRHDEDYRNRDVFLHRSDYSPHYGRREELPRGSDSVGDKLRRSPYPLRAEERGREIKRPRYEKDEKMHGVSGEHQGFSSGTRNYRRRSRSRSRSLSPSYPNEEFRELDRARRKREEEERSRNLNHDVSGSGYVIPGLTNTLQTSEPRYTYKPEEIPPMPKKSILKKRIEMEVESAVQPEGFSSSPAPSKDLPLLSSQSSLPQSSNMAPFASEVENFLKRFNKESLAESANKELREGLYEWNQLSGPPKDTLAFEEKFGSFLSHKEKVEPKAEPADRHTDFLLPHERASQDGSGFSRILGMMADSVSAQEKRRRSFPDIEDEEKFLYGDEDEETKIESLPIEKPPVSCSNEIIIQKMSPPPSPAPAVKMDPLEEPNAEYAKIHDLLKTIGLDIGVAEIGKLAVRTQERLHGKKLASRSPDRRSSDTRRLDAWDLRRSRSDTRSPESGQPRSASPPGSFQQPKDASSLQKPEYTKSSPVGQEIPPHAPDQPLPSVSLIPSIPPTPPSLPPTPTSVSQYQIPNYSHYTAAQMPQNYPPPTMAPPGYDAYGHYMAYAAPGWPMYPPAQQPNPTLPEAHGLLTMAMSANPTRPNLRVIETVSLGKDVPDVKRDGSVLVQVPTTPSHSKAPLRLSSHAVKNATERMSDEKNRAAQKQKVIEEREKLKNDREARQKKLYYLKTELDRLRKQQGEMLRKKRREKDGHKDPLLIEVNRLQENIMKEIAELHKESDAADKKQSELDKVAQILGINIFEKPRKPSVETKDSSEKSSKSENAKGVEKTSSSNKESKTTNEKSRGRSPKPAESSSQSSKHPFQLANIYEYYDAGNHWCKDCNTICGTMFDFFTHMHNKKHRQTLDPYNRPWASKTQSETKQDSIKRIDKITVPAKGSEFLIPITGYYCQLCHEFFGDQISAEQHVKSHPHNEKYKKYIDENPLYEERRNLDRQAGLAVVLETERRRQNELKRKLVEKQKEEKDEKTPKIIKKEEVKSIAESGEGSNETQGKIDSSGRKMGIMVKLKKEEKTEEKKEEKKEESKKESPSQTSFGKFSWKKTEREDKTAGAITKEENTEGNKEENKCQSVKSHIKPIEIKLSGKTVIPHTSPWIPVVSTPTPTKILPNLPVPTMIFRKSNTATVSKPPPLNTFLSIKSSGATTKPLPVVKETNADLLLPPDIISKAFGGEEVILKGSEEDLKAVEKNEPSQTSDRLPPPHPPPAVQPAALIPADEVAPGVSESEQTMLAMPVRPPPPSTAFSEQAKKIEKRNSCLATANAKDLYDIFYSSGGKSSGDSKLASSALPNGENSNLTKPADLSANHRTNCSSSLLKEDSQNVDSSQCNNQVTGSLVPVENQAELNKSLQPHLSEMSVTELPEKKRVSGIQMPAEIGFVNTGGREQAGSLEFCDLQKTKVQEKVGQEDGNKTPVTNTNVSGTLEKDTKTKDWEIKAVKPKHSLHPKTLLPETQNEIQSLGNSHLVEERLNDNCRTHSETGNPELLWGTSRTNNGKGQIVTTRSESGWDLSNTPNAEIKSGSNGANTSELTEEQAETRSTLLEAQGEVQPKPSGHTVLDNQTQRQGVEQLVNTCSNTVELRSSLELVAENEKKSLGHTGSDAKLDNFLFKRPSEDAKHMKTPSQKAELELKSTDFSLGDNKIKHECFSILSAGLLNENTEEVTKLETVASIRLESSKLKKLGIERTVNETEITDFATLTSGSCEDKICTRISQKPMLQPGSQTSNNDTTEVVMPVLEMQGISPTSEILLQVEESKGGTVEMPPLSCDGGSTESQASGCAETLIPGLKETHGKVGGSGGKGVGTIQSKKTEQTEAADSSVEVTVNSGIAESVAGSPVG from the exons ATGGCTGATGGTCCAATATTCACTAGAGGCCTCACATGTCCTCGAGGCCTTGAAAGATACCCCGCGCATGAAGATCAGCCTTCAAGTCCCTTCGTTCCGAGGCATGATGAAGACTACCGCAACAGAGACGTTTTCCTCCACCGTTCCGATTACAGTCCACACTATGGCCGTCGGGAGGAGCTGCCTCGTGGATCTGACAGCGTTGGTGACAAACTGAGGAGATCCCCCTACCCActgagggcagaggagaggggacGAGAAATAAAGCGTCCACGGTATGAAAAGGATGAGAAGATGCATGGTGTGAGTGGAGAGCATCAGGGTTTCTCATCAGGAACACGAAACTATCGCAGACGAAGCCGCAGCCGTAGTAGGAGCCTGAGCCCATCATACCCGAATGAAGAATTCCGAGAGCTTGACCGtgcaaggaggaaaagagaagaagaagagcGCAGTAGAAACTTGAATCATGATGTTTCAGGCAGTGGCTATGTGATCCCTGGCTTGACTAACACACTACAGACTTCTGAGCCTCGGTATACATATAAGCCTGAAGAAATCCCACCCATGCCcaaaaaatctattttgaaGAAACGAATAGAGATGGAAGTAGAGTCTGCTGTTCAG cCCGAGGGCTTTTCAAGCAGTCCAGCCCCCAGCAAGgatcttcctcttctttctaGTCAGTCATCTTTGCCCCAGAGCAGCAACATGGCTCCTTTTGCCTCTGAAGTGGAAAACTTTCTCAAACGGTTTAACAAAGAGTCCCTTGCGGAGTCTGCAAACAAGGAGTTGCGTGAAGGTTTATATGAGTGGAACCAGCTCTCTGGACCTCCCAAAGACACTTTGGCGTTTGAAGAGAAATTTGGAAGCTTCTTAAGTCACAAAGAAAAGGTGGAACCCAAGGCAGAGCCCGCTGATCGCCATACTGACTTCCTGCTGCCTCACGAGAGGGCCAGTCAGGATGGCAGTGGTTTCTCCCGAATTCTGGGCATGATGGCTGATTCTGTCAGTGctcaggagaagaggaggcGTAGCTTTCCTGACATTGAGGATGAAGAGAAATTTCTTTATGGTGATGAGGATGAAGAGACCAAAATTGAATCTCTCCCCATCGAGAAGCCCCCAGTGAGTTGTAGCAATGAGATAATAATCCAAAAAATGAGcccacctccttctcctgctccagctgtcaAGATGGATCCTTTAGAAGAGCCAAATGCAGAGTATGCAAAAATCCATGACTTACTCAAAACCATTGGGCTTGACATTGGTGTTGCTGAAATTGGAAAACTGGCTGTTCGTACCCAGGAGCGCCTTCATGGCAAAAAGCTGGCCTCTCGTTCTCCAGATCGCCGCTCTTCAGACACTCGCAGACTGGATGCTTGGGACCTGCGCCGCAGCCGGAGTGACACTCGTTCTCCCGAGTCAGGCCAGCCGCGCTCAGCGTCACCTCCGGGCTCCTTCCAGCAGCCTAAAGATGCGTCCTCTCTTCAGAAACCAGAATATACTAAGAGCAGTCCAGTGGGACAGGAGATACCTCCACATGCACCAGACCAACCTCTTCCTTCTGTCTCTCTCATTCCTTCAATTCCACCAACTCCTCCTAGTTTGCCACCTACACCTACTTCTGTTTCCCAATACCAAATTCCCAACTATTCCCACTACACTGCTGCTCAAATGCCCCAAAACTATCCACCTCCCACAATGGCTCCTCCAGGATACGATGCGTATGGGCACTATATGGCATATGCAGCCCCTGGATGGCCCATGTaccctcctgcccagcagcctAATCCTACGCTTCCAGAAGCTCATGGTCTTCTTACTATGGCCATGTCGGCGAACCCCACACGTCCCAATCTCCGAGTGATTGAGACAGTCTCTCTGGGAAAGGATGTCCCTGATGTAAAAAGAGATGGTTCTGTGCTCGTTCAAGTCCCTACCACTCCTTCTCATTCCAAAGCACCCCTTCGTCTGTCTTCACACGCTGTcaaaaatgccacagaaagGATGTCGGATGAAAAAAATCGGGCAGCTCAAAAGCAGAAG GTGatagaagagagagaaaaactgaagaatgATCGAGAAGCACGGCAGAAGAAGCTTTACTATCTCAAGACTGAATTGGACAGGCTTCGTAAACAGCAAG GAGAGATGTTGAGGAAAAAACGTCGTGAAAAGGACGGACACAAAGACCCCTTGTTGATTGAGGTGAACAGACTACAAGAGAATATTATGAAGGAGATTGCAGAGCTGCATAAAGAATCTGATGCAGCTGACAAGAAGCAGTCTGAGCTTGACAAAGTAGCACAAATCCTGGGGATTAACATATTTGAAAAACCTCGGAAACCATCTGTGGAAACTAAAGACTCCTCGGAAAAGAGCAGCAagtcagaaaatgcaaaaggtGTAGAGAAAACGTCTTCCTCCAACAAG GAATCAAAAACTACTAATGAGAAATCGAGAGGTAGAAGCCCGAAGCCAGCAGAATCCTCTTCACAGTCCTCCAAACATCCTTTCCAGTTGGCCAATATTTATGAATATTATGATGCAGGGAACCACTGGTGCAAAGACTGCAATACCATCTGCGGGACCATGTTTGACTTTTTCACACACATGCATAATAAGAAACACAGACAG ACCCTGGATCCTTACAACAGACCTTGGGCTTCGAAGACTCAGAGTGAGACCAAACAAGACTCCATAAAACGCATTGATAAGATAACGGTTCCTGCCAAAG GCTCTGAGTTTCTGATTCCCATCACTGGATATTATTGCCAGCTCTGTCATGAATTTTTTGGAGACCAAatctcagcagagcagcatgTGAAAAGTCATCCCCACAATGAGAAATATAAG aaataCATTGATGAAAATCCACTCTATGAAGAGAGGAGAAATCTAGACCGTCAGGCTGGATTGGCTGTAGTTCTGGAAACAGAGCGCAGGCGGCAAAATGAGCTGAAACGGAAACTGGttgagaaacagaaagaagagaaggatgagaaaaccccaaaaataataaagaaggaGGAAGTAAAGAGCATCGCAGAGTCTGGAGAAGGGAGTAATGAAACTCAAGGCAAAATAGATTCTTCTGGGCGAAAAATGGGTATCATGGTAAagctgaagaaggaagagaagacagaggagaagaaagaagaaaagaaagaggagtCTAAAAAGGAATCACCAAGCCAGACGTCCTTTGGGaaattcagctggaaaaagacTGAGAGAGAGGATAAAACCGCAGGAGCTATTACAAAGGAAGAGaacacagaaggaaacaaagaggaGAACAAGTGTCAGTCTGTGAAATCCCATATCAAGCCCATTGAAATCAAGCTGTCTGGGAAAACTGTTATTCCACATACTAGCCCATGGATACCAGTTGTTTCCACACCGACACCAACAAAAATTCTCCCCAATCTACCAGTCCCCACCATGATTTTCAGGAAGTCTAATACTGCAACAGTTAGTAAACCACCACCTTTGAACACCTTTTTATCCATAAAATCCTCTGGAGCTACCACCAAACCACTGCCAGtggtaaaagaaacaaatgcagaTCTTCTACTGCCTCCAGATATCATATCAAAAGCTTTTGGAGGagaagaagtaattttaaaagggtCAGAGGAGGATTTGAAAGCAGTAGAGAAAAATGAGCCTTCTCAGACTTCAGATAGACTACCTCCACCCCATCCTCCACCAGCAGTCCAGCCGGCAGCTCTCATCCCTGCAGACGAAGTAGCTCCAGGTGTGTCTGAAAGTGAACAGACAATGTTGGCAATGCCTGTGAGACCACCACCACCTTCAACTGCTTTCAGTGAACAAGCAAAAAAGATAGAGAAACGAAATTCTTGCTTGGCCACAGCCAATGCTAAAGATCTCTATGATATTTTCTACAGTAGTGGTGGAAAGAGTTCAGGTGACAGCAAGCTTGCAAGTTCTGCACTTCCAAATGGAGAAAACTCTAACCTAACAAAACCTGCAGATTTATCTGCAAACCACAGAACAAACTGTAGCTCATCCTTGTTGAAAGAGGATTCTCAGAATGTGGATTCCTCACAGTGTAATAATCAAGTAACAGGGAGTTTGGTTCCTGTTGAAAATCAGGCTGAATTGAACAAATCACTTCAGCCTCACCTGTCAGAAATGTCAGTCACAGaattaccagaaaaaaaacgTGTTTCTGGTATCCAGATGCCTGCAGAAATTGGATTTGTTAATACAGGAGGTAGAGAGCAGGCAGGcagtctggaattctgtgatcTACAGAAAACTAAGGTCCAAGAGAAGGTTGGACAGGAAGATGGAAATAAAACCCCAGTTACAAACACAAATGTTTCTGGTACCTTGGAGAAAGACACAAAGACAAAAGAttgggaaataaaagcagtaaagCCTAAGCATAGCCTACACCCAAAGACTTTGTTACctgaaacacagaatgaaatTCAAAGTTTGGGAAATTCCCATTTGGTAGAGGAAAGGTTAAATGATAACTGTAGAACTCACTCAGAAACTGGTAATCCAGAGTTGCTCTGGGGCACTTCCAGAACTAATAATGGAAAAGGACAGATAGTCACAACTCGTTCTGAAAGTGGTTGGGATCTATCAAATACtccaaatgcagaaataaaatctggttCCAATGGGGCTAATACTTCAGAATTGACAGAGGAACAGGCAGAAACTAGAAGTACCCTATTAGAAGCTCAAGGAGAAGTTCAACCTAAACCTTCAGGCCATACAGTGTTAGATAACCAGACCCAGAGGCAGGGAGTGGAACAGTTAGTCAATACCTGCTCGAACACTGTTGAACTCAGATCCAGTCTAGAATTAgtagctgaaaatgaaaaaaaatcattaggaCATACTGGATCTGATGCAAAATtggataattttcttttcaagagaCCATCAGAAGATGCGAAACACATGAAGACTCCCTCCCAGAAAGCAGAGCTTGAGTTGAAAAGCACTGATTTCAGTTTGGGAGACAATAAGATAAAACATGAATGTTTCAGCATCCTTTCAGCAggacttttaaatgaaaatacagaagaagTCACAAAACTAGAAACTGTTGCGTCCATTAGGCTGGAGTCCAGTAAACTTAAGAAACTGGGCATTGAAAGAACTGTGAATGAAACAGAGATTACTGATTTTGCTACATTGACTTCTGGTAGTTGTGAAGATAAAATTTGCACACGGATTTCTCAAAAACCTATGCTGCAGCCTGGATCACAGACCTCAAATAATGACACCACAGAAGTGGTCATGCCAGTTCTAGAAATGCAGGGCATTTCTCCCACATCTGAGATACTTCTGCAAGTGGAGGAGAGCAAAGGTGGCACTGTTGAAATGCCACCACTGAGTTGTGACGGAGGCAGCACAGAAAGTCAGGCTTCTGGGTGTGCAGAAACTTTAATTCCTGGGCTCAAAGAAACACACGGAAAGGTGGGTGGCTCAGGAGGCAAGGGAGTGGGCACCATCCAGAGCAAGAAGACTGAGCAAACAGAAGCTGCTGACAGTAGTGTGGAAGTTACAGTGAATTCAGGAATTGCTGAAAGCGTAGCAGGAAGCCCAGTGGGTTGA